From the Synechococcus sp. KORDI-49 genome, the window GAATATCGTTCTGATTTTCCTCGGCAATTGGTATGGCTGTGATTGATTTTGTGCCACCCGGAAAGCTGTCGTGCCATCTTCCGCCCCACAATTCAGTGCTCTCTCCCTCAGTATCAATCCAGACGTTGATCTTGCTTTCGTTGGAGGTGTAGAAATTGAAGGCATCTATATTTTGTGTTGAAGGAAGCAGATAGATCTCCCACCCACTTGGTGCATCTCCAAGATCAATGGTGAGGGGATCAGTGGAGCTATCACTGACGACGGTTTCCTTGAAGCCATGCCCATCGAGGTAGTTGGTGGTGACTTTGAACTGAGCGTTTTGATGCCAGGGCTGCAGCTGAAGGTCCTGGGTTGCAGCAATTGAATGCCACTGTTCACCACCGTCATAACTGGCTTCCCATGTGTATTGCTTGTCCCTGGTGCGAGGAGCTCGCCAACTCCCTGGCCGGCTTTTCTTTTCATAGTCGCTGTATCCATCTGGATCGTCACTCGAGATATCACTTTTGAGAGTCAGCCCCGTGGATAGGGTGCCAACCGACGTTCCCGCTTCATGATCTGAGTACACGTCGGGAGCAGCGATATCGTAAGGAAACTGCGGCTCTCGCGTCAGGATGATGCTTTGGACGGGATCAGGATCGATGCTGATATCTAGATCGCCTGTGTCGTAACCGGATTTGTTGCCTTCCTCGCCCCAGATCATCTGCAGGGCCTCGATGTCGATGTCCTGGTAGAACGTTTGTGTATACCCTGATTCTTGTGGGTATCCGAAGGCCATCAAGCTGGATTCTGTTGTTGGCAGCTGGTTGTCACCAAAGCTGTCTCCATCAGTTGTATTGGTGATCGACTCGAGTCCGAGTCTTTGCCCTAGCAGATGCAAGAACGGAACGCTGTACTCCCAGGATTCAGATGCTGCTGCGTGGTCTGACTCGGCATACCACCAGTTGCTGTATAAAACGATGTCGTTTGACGTCCATTCAATACTGTCATTCACGTAATGGTATCCCGAGCTGCTTCCTCCCCAGCCATTCTGTTGTGCGTGCTCGGCAAACAGGATCGAGAGATCGCTGTTATCTCTGTTGTCGACAATGGTGAAATCAAGCTCCAGCAGAGGATCCAGTGTTTCTAGAGTCTCCCGGATGTAGCTGACCCCTTTCTCTGTGATCGGTTGAGCCGTGAGACTGTCGTTATCGAAGGGGAACGTGGTTGTTTCCGCGGATTGATCAATGAAGATGTTTAAATTGCCGTAACGACTGCCAAAGGATTGCAGGTCTTTGATGAAGCTGTCTGTGCTCAGCAGGTGAGGGTCTGCCTGGAGTGCTGAGACAGAGTCATCCACCCCAATGGCGTCTGCAACATTGCTGGTGACACGTTCCGTGAAACCATGGCCGTCTTCATAAGTGAGTTGCAATCTGATCTGATAATTCTCATGCCATTTGCCAATGGGCAGTTCTGAGCTGTACCCGAGGGGAGTCCATGTCTGGCCGGCATCGAGACTGCCTTGCCAGTAATGGTTGGTGATCTCGTTCAGACCATCTGGATCGTCCTGCTCAACAATCACGCTGAGCGTGTCACCGATGGCTGGCGACTGAAGAATGGAGAATGAGAGATCTCCCGTGTCGTAGTTGTCGGAGTTGTCTTCCACACCCCAGATGGCCTGGAGGGCTTCGATGTCGATGGCTTGAAATTCAGTCTGGGTGTAGCCGCTCTCCGGGCGGCCCCACGCCATCAGACTTTCCTCGGTGGTGGGATTGTTCTCGTCTCCACCAAAGGAGTCTCCATCGTTCGCGTTGTTCACATATTCCAGTCCAAGCGCTCCGCCGAGATTGTGCAGGAATGGAACGCTGTGCTCCCAGGTGTCTGATGCCGCGGCTTGGTCGCTGCTTGCATACCACCAGTCAGCGTCAAGCACGATGATGTTTTCTGTCCACTGGATGTCATCACCAATGGAGCTGTATCCGATGGTTCGATAAGCCCATGAGTTGGAGGGGCTGTTCGCGAAATGGATCTTCAGATCGCTATCGGCTTTGGTCTCTACAAGTTCAAAATCAAGATTCAGCTCTGTGTCAAGAGATTCAAGGGTGGATTTGATGAAATCCAGGCCCTGCTGATTGAAGGCCTTCGCCTCTAAATCATGGTCTTCGAAAGGAAAATTGTCTTCTTCGCCAAGCTCATCAATGAAGACTTTCATCACCCCATAGCGGTTTCCGAACATCTTCAGGACTCCCTGCCAGGAGTCTGAAGAGAGCAGATGCTCGGTCGTGAGTGACATGACTTGAGCGTGAAGGATTAAAAGACTAGCGACTAGATGCGTGTTGGACATCAGTCATGACAAGGCTACTCAGGTGCTTCTCTGTGTCAAGGAAACGTTGATTTCGACGCTTGTGTCAGTTTTTGTTTTGCAGATTTACAAAAATCTGTTCTCTTTTTGGCACGATTTGTGCCGTTCACTCACCTCATGCGTGAGTCATTCGCTATGGCAGTGCGTTCAGCTGACGGAGCGAGGCCGCTCATAGGAACGCTGAACCGTGCGGTTCAAGGTGCGCAGTTCCGAGAGCTCGTCTCGCCATTGCTGCGCCCAGAGATCCTGACTGCGCTCATAAATCGCCATCAATTCACCCACAGCCTGGTTGTTGTAGTCGACCCGCAGATCCAACAGCGGGAAGGCGGCATCACCGCTGATCTGCAGGGCTGCTGATGTGGAGGACACAGCGCGTCGATCACCACCGGCCGCTTCTCCGGCCTGGAGGGCGTGCATCAGGCGACGACCGAGCTTCCAGGATGGATCACTGGTCTGAAAGGCCACGTCCATGGCGAGAAGGACGCTCTCACCCACCAGGAAATTTCCAGCCACGGAGCAGTCCTGCCCGTGGCGATGGCCGGCCCACTCTCCGCAGTCAGGCCCCGTCCAGCAGGCGGTTCGCCCCTGGTGATCGATCAGATGAAATTGCCGACGGTCGCGATGCTGGTCGTCGACCAGCAACGTCTCCAGCACGCGGTTGGCATCGGCACACTGCTCGAGTCGTTCCAGACCGCAGATCCCCAGATATGGATTGGTGTGGGCCTGAGTCGCCACAGCCCCCACCCCGGAGCGGATATGGGGCACGGTGGAACCAACCGCCAGATGGCAGGTGGCCACGGCAACACCAAAGCGGCCGTTGCTGCCATCACGGGCAACGATCGAAAAGGTCACAGCATCTGATCCAGCCGTAGAAGTGCTTTCAGCAGCACCGCTGCTCCTGAGCGGCACTGCTCCGCACTGGTGAATTCAGCCGCTGAATGGCTCAGGCCACCGCGACTGGGCACAAAGATCATTCCCATCGGCCAGCGGCGACCGAGTTCCTGGGCGTCGTGACTGGCCCGACTGGGCAGGTGGCTGTAGCTGAAACCCAGCTCGGCAGCCGATGCCGCAACGGCCTCGATCACAAGAGCATCGGCCGGCGTTGGAGCCACCTCGAACTGAGGCTCGATGGCAATCGAGCACTGCCGCCGCTCGCCGATCGTCTCGAGGTTCTGCATCAATCCATCCACCAGCTCCTCCAGCACCTGAGGGCTGAGATCGCGGAGGTCGACTGTCATCTCCACAGATCCAGGCACCACGTTGGCGGCATTAGGCCAGACCTGTAGGCGCCCCACCGTGGCCACCGGGTCACCGGGATGGCGGATCGCCAGGGTTTCGATGGCCAGAACCACCTCAGCCGCGGTCACCAGAGCGTCCTGGCGGAGATCCATGGGGGTGGTGCCGGCATGGTTGGCTTGGCCGGTGATCCGGATGCTGAAGCGTCGCTGCCCCACCACACCGTCGACCACGCCGATGGCATCACCACGGGACTCGAGCACTGAGCCCTGCTCCACATGCAGTTCCAGAAAGGCAGCGATCGACGCGTCGTCACGACGGGCAGAGGCCAGCGAAGGCCAGTGGCCGCCGATGCGTTCGAGATTGACGGCGATCGGCTCACCATTGCTGGTGGTGTAATCCGCCGGATCGAAGCTGGCCGTTCCCGCCATTCCCTTGCAGCCCACCATGGTGGACTCCTCATCGGCGAAGGCAATCACCTCCAGGGGGTGACGAAGCCGACGGCCGCTGGCTTTCAGGGTGCGCACCACGTCCAGCCCGGCCAGCACACCGAGGGCTCCATCGAAGTGGCCACCCGTCGGCACCGTGTCGATGTGTGATCCCGTCACCAGTGCGGGGAGGCCTGGTTCCACACCGTCCCAACGTCCGATGAGATTGCCGGCGGCGTCCACGCGAATGCTCAGACCCGCTTCCTCCATCCATCGGGCGACGCGTTGACGGCCCTCGCAATCAGCCTTGGTGAAGCCGCGCCGGCAGACGCTGCCGTCGTCCTGGGCACCCAGTAAGGCCAGTTGCTCGATGGACCACTGCAACCAATCAGCATCGGAGCGGAGCGGATCAACGAACTCCGACTGCTCAGCGGACTGAAGACGCTCTGTTGCCGTGAGCAAAAACCGGACCTCTGTTCAAAGAGGTCGATCGTTGCTTGTTTCGGCCGATCCGCCCGTAGCGTCCGCGACGATTTAATCCTGATCGATGAATTGACAGGAGCCGCTCAGGCCGGAACGGGGGTCCGCCAGCCGAGGCGATCGGCTTCCTGACGGGCCAGCTCAGGCAGATCGCTGGCCACGAACATCCGATGCAGCATCTGCACGCCCAGCAGATGGTTGATCACAGCATCCATCTGCACCCGCTCGGCATCTGTTGTGCTCGGGTCCTCATGACGATCAAACAGGGCGCGGACTCCCGTCTTGCTCAGCAGGCCCGCCGTCTCGATGGCGGCGTCGCTGAGGTAGTCATCGGCCAGCCGTTTCATCTGCTGCCATTTCTCCGGTTCGGTGTGCGCCGGCGGTGCCATGAAGGCAAATTTCTCGCGCTTGTAGAGCACCTCGGGCAGCAGACCGGCCATCGCTTCGCGCAGCACGTATTTCTCGGTCTTGCCCTTGATGCGCAACTCCGGTGGCACCTGCACCGCAGCTTCGGCGAGATGGTGATCTAGAAATGCCGGCCGCGCCTCCATCGAATGAGCCATGTCGACCCGATCCCCTCCCCAGGTGAGAATCTGGCCCTCCAGCATGGTTTTGATCCAGACGTACTGGGCCTTGTCCAGAGCGTGTCGTCCCTCGAGTTGTTCCGGGTCCAGTTGATCGGCGATCGCCTGACCCGGTGAGTAGCCATCGAGGGCTTGCCGATGTTCATCGGCCAGCAAATCCGGAACGAGGGGAGCGCAGGCCAGCCAGGGTTGCAGACAGCTGGGCGTGAAGCCCACCACGGCATCCAGTGCTGGATCATCGATCTGGTCGGCGGCCAGCATGGCGCCCTGCACGAGGGCATTGGAGTCCTGCAGCAGGCTTTCCCAGCTCGCCCGTTCGTCATCGGCCAGGTCGTCAAGACCATGCAGGAACATGTCCCGTCGGAACGCCGGATAGCCGCCGAACAACTCGTCCGAGCCTTCACCGGTCATCACCACCTTGTAATCGACGTTGTTGACGTGGCGACTCATCAAGAACTTCGCCACCGCAAGGGTGTTGTAGATCGTGCGCTCGGTGTGCCACAGCGTCTGTTCCATGTGTCCGTACAACTCCTGGCCGGACAGGCGCATCACGTCCTGCTGGGCACCGGTGGCCTGAGCCATCTGCTCGGCAATCGGCGATTCGTCGTAGCGGGCATCGTCGAATCCGATGGTGAATGCCTTCACCGGGCTCTGACTCACCGCCGACGCCAGACCCAGGATCGAACAGCTGTCGATGCCACCCGAGAGGTAACAGCCCACTGGAACGTCCGCCACCATCCGAAGCTCGACCGCCTCCAACAGCGCCGAGCGCACCGAAGCGATGTGGTGGGCTTCGTCCAGGCTGCGATCCCGATCCGCCTGACGGGGGAAATTCACATCCCAGTAAGCCCATTCAGAGACCTCAAGTCGCCCCGCCGTCCTCTGCACCTTGAGCACATGCCCGGGTTTGACCTGATGAACACCGGCAAACGCGGTGGTGCCGGGCACCATCGTCTGCATCAGCTGGTGGAAGAGGCCATCGGAGGTGAAGCGACGTTCCACCGCCGGGTGTGCGAACAGCACCTTCAACTCAGAGCCGAACACGAGGCCATCCGGGGTCATCGCCCAGTACTGAGGCTTGACCCCGAAGCGATCGCGCACCAGATAAAGGCAGTCCTCCCGGCGATCAAACAACGCGAAGGCGAATTCACCCCGCAGCATCGGCAGCGTCTGCTCCAACCCCTGCTGCTGATAGAGCCGCAGCAGGATCTCGGAATCACTCTTGCTGCTGAAACGAATCCCTTGAGCCGTGAGATCGGCACGGATGCGCTGGAAGTCATAGAACTCTCCGTTGTGCGCCATCAGCACCTGGTGGTCTTCGCTCAGGAAGGGCTGCCGGCCCCGTGACTCATTGAGATCGATGATCGACAAGCGGGCATGGCAGAAGCCGACTCCAAGCCCTTCGATGGATTCGATGCCGAAGCCATCAGGGCCGCGATGGGCCTGAATCGCCGCCATGTTGACCAGAAGCTGAGGGTCGACACGCCGTTCCTGGCTGACACTGAAGACCCCTCCGATACCGCACATCAGCCCGCCTCAGATCACGTCCATGACGCGTTCAGCCCGGTTCACCATGCAGGTGAGCAGGGCCATGCGCAGAAACACCGCGCCCCGGGCCTGGCTGAAATACCAGTTGTGGGGTGTTTCATCCAGACAGGTGCTCAATTCCGGGCCGCGGGCCAGGGGATGCAACACGATCGCCTCCGGCTTGAACGGCATGTCGCGGGTGAGCCGGAATTCATTGCCATGCACCTCATAGGTGTCGCCGACCCAGGCGATGGCATTGATGTAAACCACATCGAGATCGGGAATCTCGCCCTGCAGATCGGTGCTGCAGCGCACGCGCAAACCGGCGCTTTCCAGCTCCTCCAGCTGCCCTGCATCGAAGACGTTGCCTCCGGCTTCCATGCCGGAGGCATGGATCACGACCACCTCCTCAACCGCTTTGGGGAATTTGGCCAGGATCCGCAACAGCGAGCGCACCGTGCGCATCCGCGATGGGAGCCCAACGATGCCGATGCGGATTCGATCGGCTTCGGGAACCTCCGGCATCGCCAGGGTTGGACGCCACTTGAACATGGTGTACAGGTCCGCCATGGCCTGGGTTGGATGCTCATCGATGCCGTTGCCAGCGTTGATGATCGGGATCCGCAGCGTTGAGGTCATGGCAAACACGGCGTCGGGGTTGCTGTCGCGCAGCACCACGCAGTCGCCGTAGTTGTTGAACATATGGGCCACATCCTCGAGCGACTCACCCTTGGCAATGCCGGTGGTGCTGCGATCGGTGATGTTGATCGAATCGCCACCGAGCCGGTGCCAGGCGCTGTCGAAGGACAGACGGGTGCGGGTGCTCGGTTCGTAGAAGGCGTTGATCAGAATCTTGCCGGTGAGCGGCGTGTTGTGACGGCAATAGCGATCGGGATTGCTCTCGAACTTGGCGGCCAGGCGAAACAGCTGCAGCAGCGTCTCCGATCGAAAGGCCTGGATCGAGACCACGTGCTGGTCCACCAGATCCAGCAACGGCACACCGTCCTCGGCGATGGCTGAAAGCAGCTCCTCCGGGTGGTTATGCCCGAACACATCAGGACCCATCGGCTGAAACCGAATCGGGGCCACGATGTCCTCAGCGACGGCAGTTTTGGCCTTTGCCATAACGGGATCGCATCAACACTCGGTTGAACAACAGAGTGCGTCTGCCGGGAATCACATCTTTCATCGGTAACAACGCCGACACCCCTACGTCCAGGCACAGGCAGCTTCTTAATTAAATACACCGACAAACCGTAGGGATTTATACAAACAGCGCTTTATTGTTCATTTTGAACCTTTACCAAACGCGTCCGTTCCGCCATTCCACCCACCAGATGGCAAGCAGAACAATCACGGACGCGCTGAGCGCCACCTGACTGCCGACAAGGATCACCTGGAACCAGGTCGGGCCGATCAAGCTGGCCATCACGGCTGTGGGGATGGTCATGTCTCCTCCTGAAGCAGGGTGAAATCAAATCGTTCCGGCCGCAGGCGACTGCCGATCAGCATCACGAGTGCCGACACGGCCGCCGAAAACACCGCAGCGCAGTAAGGCGCAATCAGCACGTAGGCGAGCAGGCCCACAACGCTCCCGGCGAGCATGGCCGCAATGGCAGCCGTGCGGTTGGCCGTGCGCCAGTACAAGCCGCACGCCACAGGCCAGACCGTGGAGGCCACCAGAGCACCGGTGAAGAACAGCACCGACGCCAGCGAATCCAGCCGCGGCCAGGACAGGGCCAGGGTGACGACCGCCAACCCCACCACCATCAGCCGCGCTGCCTGCTTGAGCTGCAGGTCACTGGCCTGGGGCCGCAGCAGGCGGAAGTAGACGTCCTCCGCCAGAAGATCGGCGGTGGAGGCCAGCAGGGAATCCAGGGTGGAGGTGAGCGACGCGAACACCACCACAAACACCAGAGCAGCGCCTCCGGCCCCGAGCAGATCAGCCGCCATCACGGGGAACACCATGTTCACCTGCTCCAGCGGGATCTCGCGGGCCAGAGCCACCAGGCCGATGGAGCCCGTCACCATCGGCACGCTCATCCAGGCGATCCCCCCCAGCACGAAGGAGGTCATCACCACCGAGCGCCGACTGGCAAAGACCCGAGACCAC encodes:
- a CDS encoding DUF1028 domain-containing protein, with translation MTFSIVARDGSNGRFGVAVATCHLAVGSTVPHIRSGVGAVATQAHTNPYLGICGLERLEQCADANRVLETLLVDDQHRDRRQFHLIDHQGRTACWTGPDCGEWAGHRHGQDCSVAGNFLVGESVLLAMDVAFQTSDPSWKLGRRLMHALQAGEAAGGDRRAVSSTSAALQISGDAAFPLLDLRVDYNNQAVGELMAIYERSQDLWAQQWRDELSELRTLNRTVQRSYERPRSVS
- a CDS encoding Zn-dependent hydrolase; this translates as MQWSIEQLALLGAQDDGSVCRRGFTKADCEGRQRVARWMEEAGLSIRVDAAGNLIGRWDGVEPGLPALVTGSHIDTVPTGGHFDGALGVLAGLDVVRTLKASGRRLRHPLEVIAFADEESTMVGCKGMAGTASFDPADYTTSNGEPIAVNLERIGGHWPSLASARRDDASIAAFLELHVEQGSVLESRGDAIGVVDGVVGQRRFSIRITGQANHAGTTPMDLRQDALVTAAEVVLAIETLAIRHPGDPVATVGRLQVWPNAANVVPGSVEMTVDLRDLSPQVLEELVDGLMQNLETIGERRQCSIAIEPQFEVAPTPADALVIEAVAASAAELGFSYSHLPSRASHDAQELGRRWPMGMIFVPSRGGLSHSAAEFTSAEQCRSGAAVLLKALLRLDQML
- the asnB gene encoding asparagine synthase (glutamine-hydrolyzing); this translates as MCGIGGVFSVSQERRVDPQLLVNMAAIQAHRGPDGFGIESIEGLGVGFCHARLSIIDLNESRGRQPFLSEDHQVLMAHNGEFYDFQRIRADLTAQGIRFSSKSDSEILLRLYQQQGLEQTLPMLRGEFAFALFDRREDCLYLVRDRFGVKPQYWAMTPDGLVFGSELKVLFAHPAVERRFTSDGLFHQLMQTMVPGTTAFAGVHQVKPGHVLKVQRTAGRLEVSEWAYWDVNFPRQADRDRSLDEAHHIASVRSALLEAVELRMVADVPVGCYLSGGIDSCSILGLASAVSQSPVKAFTIGFDDARYDESPIAEQMAQATGAQQDVMRLSGQELYGHMEQTLWHTERTIYNTLAVAKFLMSRHVNNVDYKVVMTGEGSDELFGGYPAFRRDMFLHGLDDLADDERASWESLLQDSNALVQGAMLAADQIDDPALDAVVGFTPSCLQPWLACAPLVPDLLADEHRQALDGYSPGQAIADQLDPEQLEGRHALDKAQYVWIKTMLEGQILTWGGDRVDMAHSMEARPAFLDHHLAEAAVQVPPELRIKGKTEKYVLREAMAGLLPEVLYKREKFAFMAPPAHTEPEKWQQMKRLADDYLSDAAIETAGLLSKTGVRALFDRHEDPSTTDAERVQMDAVINHLLGVQMLHRMFVASDLPELARQEADRLGWRTPVPA
- a CDS encoding aspartate carbamoyltransferase, translating into MAKAKTAVAEDIVAPIRFQPMGPDVFGHNHPEELLSAIAEDGVPLLDLVDQHVVSIQAFRSETLLQLFRLAAKFESNPDRYCRHNTPLTGKILINAFYEPSTRTRLSFDSAWHRLGGDSINITDRSTTGIAKGESLEDVAHMFNNYGDCVVLRDSNPDAVFAMTSTLRIPIINAGNGIDEHPTQAMADLYTMFKWRPTLAMPEVPEADRIRIGIVGLPSRMRTVRSLLRILAKFPKAVEEVVVIHASGMEAGGNVFDAGQLEELESAGLRVRCSTDLQGEIPDLDVVYINAIAWVGDTYEVHGNEFRLTRDMPFKPEAIVLHPLARGPELSTCLDETPHNWYFSQARGAVFLRMALLTCMVNRAERVMDVI